The Candidatus Gracilibacteria bacterium genomic interval ACTGTCTCCCCGGAACAATTTTAAAATATCAAAAAAGATTATCAGGACCTCTCTTGGACCGAATTGATTTACATATCGATGTTCCATCAGTCTCAGAAGAAAAATTAACCAGTAATATTCTGAGTGAGTCCAGTCAGAAAGTGAGAGAAAGAGTTGTTAAAGCAAGAGAAATTCAACGAAAAAGATTTAAGGGGCTAAAAATTTTTAATAATGGCGAGATGTCCTCAGCTCAAATAAAAAAATTTTGTCAACTAACGCCTGAG includes:
- a CDS encoding ATP-binding protein, coding for CLPGTILKYQKRLSGPLLDRIDLHIDVPSVSEEKLTSNILSESSQKVRERVVKAREIQRKRFKGLKIFNNGEMSSAQIKKFCQLTPEAVTILKQAIANLSLSARSYFKTIKISQTIADLNGTAKIEASYVAEALQFRSHDEG